Proteins co-encoded in one Candidatus Kapaibacterium sp. genomic window:
- a CDS encoding glycosyltransferase family 9 protein, with the protein MLRIVLLRLSSLGDVLLMTPLIRQLRRHFPTAELVAVVRSSYRELLAYNPYLTAVVPYEASGGFWSAQRERRLLRAGLLNPREQLWIVDLHRNWRTAFLRWGPRARLFRAPKARWRKLLLVWAKRWGWWRLPSVVERYRQAVAELGIEDDGQGLECWLPEERTAEVYPPSLRSCPRRWERIALVPGARHQTKRWPLERFQALGRLLRQRGYELVVVTDPGDARTHSLPTEIGSDVELVVTNSLLELARRLDGVDLVVGNDSGIIHLAAARRVPSVVIFGSTVPELGFEPVGVLHVVVQYPLPCRPCTHIGRERCPLGHFRCMTALEPHHVLHAIEVLQQWCSAGTQAPWGPTLGSGARSRT; encoded by the coding sequence ATGCTCCGCATCGTCCTGCTGCGGCTTAGCTCGCTTGGTGATGTCCTGCTGATGACCCCTCTGATTCGGCAGCTGCGGCGGCATTTCCCGACAGCCGAGCTCGTTGCCGTGGTCCGATCATCCTACCGCGAGCTGCTGGCGTACAACCCGTATTTGACGGCTGTGGTGCCCTACGAGGCCTCCGGTGGTTTCTGGAGTGCCCAGAGGGAGCGCCGTCTACTGCGAGCTGGACTGCTTAATCCCAGGGAGCAGTTGTGGATTGTGGATCTCCACCGCAACTGGCGGACAGCGTTTCTACGCTGGGGACCGCGGGCTCGCCTCTTTCGGGCTCCGAAGGCGCGCTGGAGGAAGCTCTTACTAGTATGGGCCAAGCGATGGGGATGGTGGCGACTGCCTTCAGTGGTGGAGCGGTATCGGCAGGCCGTTGCGGAGCTCGGTATCGAAGATGACGGACAAGGGCTAGAGTGTTGGCTGCCGGAGGAGCGAACGGCAGAGGTCTATCCGCCTTCGCTGCGGTCCTGCCCACGGCGGTGGGAGCGGATTGCGCTTGTGCCTGGTGCCCGGCATCAGACGAAGCGGTGGCCACTGGAACGGTTCCAAGCGCTCGGACGGCTGCTGCGACAGCGGGGATATGAACTCGTCGTGGTTACGGATCCTGGCGACGCCCGCACTCATTCCCTGCCTACCGAAATCGGCTCGGATGTGGAGCTTGTTGTGACCAACTCCCTCCTAGAGCTTGCGCGTCGGCTGGATGGGGTGGACCTCGTTGTGGGGAATGACAGTGGTATCATCCATTTGGCCGCAGCACGGCGGGTTCCGAGCGTTGTCATCTTTGGCTCGACGGTACCAGAGCTAGGGTTTGAGCCGGTCGGAGTGCTGCACGTTGTAGTGCAGTACCCGCTGCCTTGCCGTCCCTGCACTCACATTGGCCGGGAGCGGTGCCCATTGGGGCATTTCCGCTGTATGACGGCGTTGGAACCCCACCATGTGCTCCACGCCATAGAGGTGCTGCAGCAGTGGTGCTCAGCAGGTACTCAAGCCCCATGGGGGCCTACCTTGGGAAGCGGAGCGCGATCGCGTACGTAG
- a CDS encoding LptF/LptG family permease has protein sequence MWQLTLYIVRQIAAIFGFGIAALCIIFIVVNLIENLDDFLDTNTPPAVIVEYYLLFLPEMLKYVAPVATLLACLFGIGRLTQRHEVTAMKAAGVGLHQITGPVVGAALSLSLLQLGFNGWIVPKAAERKLSIERRYLHRSPGSSTLFHLAFRESPTLTILIQRYEPERQRAYGVAVEEYSSESSPRLLRRIEAAEMVWDSSLQRWRLWDVRERHYAGGGSTVRAFPELTLALRLRHETILQLQHTPAEMTLPELSQYIATLSTSGQDVRALQVRYVSEYALPFAHAIVALLAVPLASVYRRAGLAAQFGTAAVLAFVYLVVARMSQTAGAVAGLPPLVAGWLANGLFLLIGLVILWRTRT, from the coding sequence ATGTGGCAGCTGACACTCTACATCGTACGCCAAATTGCTGCAATCTTTGGCTTCGGGATTGCAGCGCTCTGCATCATCTTCATCGTGGTCAACCTCATCGAGAACTTGGACGATTTCCTGGACACCAACACACCACCCGCGGTCATCGTGGAGTACTACCTCCTCTTCCTGCCGGAGATGTTGAAGTACGTCGCCCCGGTGGCTACCCTCCTGGCATGCCTCTTTGGGATCGGCCGCCTGACGCAGCGCCACGAAGTGACCGCAATGAAGGCGGCCGGGGTAGGACTCCACCAGATCACCGGCCCCGTTGTCGGTGCTGCGCTCTCGCTGAGCTTACTGCAGCTCGGCTTCAACGGCTGGATAGTACCGAAGGCTGCTGAGCGGAAGCTCAGCATTGAACGACGATACCTCCATCGCTCGCCTGGCAGCTCCACGCTTTTCCACTTAGCTTTCCGCGAGAGTCCCACGCTGACCATTCTCATCCAGCGCTACGAACCCGAGCGCCAACGAGCCTATGGGGTGGCCGTAGAGGAGTACTCCTCAGAATCCTCACCCCGGCTGCTGCGCCGTATAGAGGCAGCCGAGATGGTGTGGGACAGCTCCCTACAGCGATGGCGATTGTGGGACGTCCGTGAGCGGCACTACGCCGGAGGAGGATCGACCGTGCGGGCCTTTCCTGAGTTGACACTGGCTCTGCGTCTTCGGCACGAGACCATCCTGCAGCTCCAGCATACCCCTGCAGAAATGACACTACCAGAGCTCTCCCAGTACATTGCCACCCTCTCTACCAGCGGCCAAGACGTGCGAGCACTTCAGGTGAGGTACGTCAGTGAGTACGCCTTGCCATTCGCCCATGCAATCGTCGCACTCCTTGCGGTGCCGCTCGCTTCGGTCTACCGTCGCGCGGGACTAGCGGCTCAATTCGGGACAGCAGCCGTGCTGGCGTTTGTTTACTTAGTTGTCGCCCGCATGAGCCAGACAGCAGGTGCTGTTGCTGGACTCCCGCCGCTAGTGGCGGGATGGCTTGCAAATGGGTTGTTTTTGCTCATTGGCCTCGTCATCCTATGGCGCACGCGGACATAA
- a CDS encoding amidohydrolase family protein: protein MVVSLLLLCCSGILLAQVPGAPQQRPIALVNATLYTVSHGIIEGGTLVFDKGRIVAVGKDVTIPPTALRIDCTGKQVYPGFITAFSQLGLVEIDAVRATRDVAEVGDFNPNVVAATAYNADSEIIPTVRSTGVLIAHVAPLGGLVAGRSSVMHMDGWNHEDATLRRVAGIVVSFPSLSLRGSWWDQRSVEERRREQRERLQKLYDFFEQALAYHRAASAGTVHLVDLRFEAMRAVFRDSLPVFILADEYAQILEALRFARHFGLRCVIVGGADAWRCLEELREARAAVIVHVHRLPRREEDPYDIAYRLPAILEQAGIPFAITEEHTWPQRNLPFNLGTAIAFGLSPEAALRSVTLSAAEILGVADRVGSLEVGKDATLFICSGDPFDVRTNRVEYAFIQGRAVDLSSRHTRLSEKYRQRYRQ, encoded by the coding sequence ATGGTGGTCTCTCTGTTGCTGCTCTGTTGTAGCGGCATACTCCTGGCCCAGGTCCCTGGAGCACCTCAGCAGAGGCCAATAGCCCTCGTGAATGCGACTCTCTACACCGTCTCGCACGGCATCATAGAGGGTGGGACGCTGGTCTTCGACAAGGGCCGCATTGTTGCTGTTGGGAAGGATGTGACCATTCCTCCGACAGCCCTCCGCATCGACTGCACTGGTAAGCAGGTGTATCCTGGCTTCATTACTGCGTTCTCGCAGCTGGGACTCGTCGAGATTGATGCCGTCCGCGCTACGCGAGACGTGGCTGAAGTTGGAGACTTCAATCCAAATGTCGTAGCAGCCACCGCGTACAATGCCGATAGCGAAATCATTCCCACCGTCCGCTCTACTGGCGTCCTGATTGCCCACGTTGCCCCATTAGGAGGGCTCGTTGCCGGACGAAGTTCGGTGATGCATATGGACGGCTGGAACCACGAAGATGCTACCCTCCGACGGGTTGCCGGGATCGTGGTCTCTTTCCCCTCGCTGAGCCTCCGTGGCAGTTGGTGGGACCAGCGCTCTGTGGAGGAACGTCGCCGGGAACAGCGAGAACGGCTGCAGAAGCTCTACGACTTCTTCGAACAAGCCCTTGCATACCACCGGGCAGCCTCAGCTGGGACAGTTCACCTGGTAGACCTGCGATTTGAGGCAATGCGGGCTGTCTTCCGAGATTCGCTACCGGTCTTCATCCTAGCGGACGAATATGCCCAGATTCTGGAAGCCCTCCGCTTCGCCCGACACTTCGGGCTTCGGTGTGTGATCGTTGGAGGTGCTGACGCATGGCGCTGTCTGGAGGAGTTACGAGAAGCACGAGCAGCCGTCATCGTGCACGTCCATCGACTCCCTCGGCGCGAAGAGGACCCGTACGACATCGCCTATCGGCTTCCGGCGATACTGGAACAGGCAGGGATCCCGTTCGCAATCACCGAAGAGCACACTTGGCCTCAGCGGAATCTCCCCTTCAACCTCGGCACAGCTATAGCGTTTGGCCTCTCCCCTGAAGCAGCTCTCCGCTCCGTGACACTCTCCGCTGCAGAAATCCTGGGAGTGGCTGACCGTGTCGGCTCTCTGGAGGTTGGCAAAGACGCGACACTCTTCATCTGCTCTGGCGATCCCTTCGATGTACGCACCAACCGCGTGGAGTATGCTTTCATCCAAGGGCGTGCTGTTGACCTCAGTAGCCGCCACACGCGCCTGTCGGAGAAGTATCGGCAGCGCTATCGCCAGTGA
- a CDS encoding alpha/beta fold hydrolase, producing the protein MTGQLVDQQPVEIPSNIRSLYRRRLSPEAFERFCRVRLYGITYLSDGLRIRGFMALPPEEHLPAPALIFNHGGAGERGALTARTAAATIGLFASWGYVALASQYRGVGGSEGTEEWGGADVDDALALLPLLERLPWADPDRIGLIGGSRGGMMALQMLRRTSRFRAAVTIGAPTMLHALPQTDPLYRTMLRFLPPHVSPSEAAAERSAVLWAHELCKTTPLLVLHGTGDRRVSPEHALYLGLALQRSLHPYKLILYDNADHVLAGRWAESLADIRWWLDHYVRDRAPLPKVGPHGA; encoded by the coding sequence ATGACCGGACAACTCGTTGACCAACAGCCGGTAGAGATCCCATCGAACATCCGGTCGCTCTACCGGCGGCGCCTTTCTCCGGAAGCCTTCGAGCGCTTTTGCCGAGTCCGGCTCTACGGCATCACGTACCTCAGTGATGGCCTGCGAATCCGAGGGTTTATGGCACTACCTCCTGAAGAGCACTTGCCAGCCCCAGCACTCATCTTCAACCATGGTGGGGCAGGCGAGCGTGGGGCCCTGACGGCACGAACTGCTGCAGCAACCATCGGGCTCTTTGCAAGCTGGGGATACGTGGCGCTTGCTAGCCAATACCGCGGCGTTGGGGGCAGCGAGGGGACGGAGGAATGGGGCGGAGCAGATGTTGACGATGCGTTAGCCCTCCTCCCTCTCCTGGAGCGCCTCCCGTGGGCTGATCCCGATCGGATCGGACTCATCGGTGGCAGCCGAGGTGGGATGATGGCCCTACAGATGCTGCGTCGCACGAGTCGCTTCCGCGCTGCCGTAACGATTGGTGCTCCTACAATGCTCCACGCCTTGCCCCAAACCGATCCGCTCTACCGGACGATGCTCCGCTTCCTCCCGCCCCATGTCTCCCCTTCGGAAGCGGCCGCGGAGCGCTCCGCGGTGCTTTGGGCCCATGAACTCTGCAAGACGACACCACTCCTAGTACTCCACGGCACCGGGGACCGCCGAGTCTCCCCTGAGCATGCACTCTACCTCGGCTTAGCCCTCCAGCGCTCGCTCCATCCGTACAAGCTCATCCTCTACGACAACGCTGACCACGTCCTAGCTGGCCGGTGGGCTGAAAGCCTTGCTGACATCCGGTGGTGGCTGGACCACTACGTACGCGATCGCGCTCCGCTTCCCAAGGTAGGCCCCCATGGGGCTTGA
- the dtd gene encoding D-aminoacyl-tRNA deacylase yields the protein MRTLVQRVRYARVRVDGEVVAEIGPGLLAFVGFASTDTLEVLRWMAHKLFHLRVFPDAEGRMNLSVREVGGGVLVVSQFTLYGDVRRGFRPSFTDAAPPEQARQLYDQFLLFCRDYDVPVASGIFGAMMEVELLNDGPVTIWIEREAAE from the coding sequence ATGAGGACATTGGTGCAGCGTGTGCGTTACGCTCGCGTTCGGGTCGATGGAGAGGTAGTCGCGGAGATTGGTCCAGGACTCCTCGCATTCGTCGGCTTTGCCTCAACGGATACCCTGGAGGTGCTCCGTTGGATGGCGCATAAGCTCTTCCACTTGCGGGTCTTCCCGGACGCCGAAGGGCGGATGAACCTCTCTGTGCGGGAGGTTGGGGGAGGGGTGTTGGTGGTGTCACAGTTTACGCTCTACGGCGACGTCCGACGTGGCTTTCGCCCGAGCTTCACCGATGCTGCTCCGCCAGAACAGGCTCGACAGCTCTACGACCAGTTCCTCCTCTTCTGCCGTGACTACGATGTTCCTGTAGCTTCGGGCATCTTCGGGGCGATGATGGAGGTGGAGCTCCTCAACGATGGACCAGTCACGATCTGGATTGAACGCGAGGCAGCCGAGTAG
- a CDS encoding RsmB/NOP family class I SAM-dependent RNA methyltransferase, producing the protein MEWQRIEKAFARYVPLLDDPANFWACLQVPLTPCIWVNPLKTTPEALQAYCAEEGFELEAVPWYPGAFRLRNSDRPGATLPFIAGWYYVQEEIAMAAVVALDPQPGEHVVDLCAAPGGKTAQLALRVYPAGSVLANELQRERLSSLRTTVDRLGLVNVLVTWHDGRFLPLPEGVWDRVLVDAPCTGEGTVRKAGQSWRPVTDRFRQYCTAVQRALLRHALRLVKPGGVVVYSTCTFAPEENELVLDAVLGDYGVIEPYSIPELQAMPGITQWEGKQLRSDLVHACRYWPHLNDTGGFFVARIRRTDVPLPPLQAKTLPRQAAPMVPAARLEGIEWMKAHFGIDPELFDRYRYWMRGQEVVWMSTPETTPPSLLPPESIGIPLLSYKRRHVKPKTAALQLLGAAIQRHVVELQSREEALRFVSGQSQNVAAGFSDSGFVHVRYREFELGCGLYARGQLHSQIPRSLQTIVAVENG; encoded by the coding sequence ATGGAGTGGCAGCGAATCGAGAAAGCCTTCGCGCGGTACGTGCCGCTGTTGGACGACCCGGCAAACTTCTGGGCCTGCCTGCAGGTCCCGCTGACTCCGTGCATTTGGGTCAATCCCCTCAAGACCACGCCGGAAGCGCTACAGGCTTACTGTGCTGAGGAGGGATTCGAACTGGAGGCAGTGCCGTGGTATCCGGGGGCCTTCCGGCTGCGGAATTCTGACCGTCCGGGTGCTACACTGCCCTTTATCGCGGGGTGGTACTACGTCCAGGAAGAGATCGCTATGGCGGCTGTGGTGGCGCTAGACCCGCAGCCGGGGGAACACGTGGTGGACCTATGCGCTGCCCCAGGGGGGAAGACCGCCCAGCTTGCTCTCCGTGTCTATCCCGCAGGGAGCGTACTGGCCAATGAACTCCAACGGGAGCGCTTGTCGAGCTTGCGGACGACGGTTGACCGTCTGGGGCTGGTCAATGTCCTGGTGACTTGGCACGACGGACGCTTCCTGCCTCTTCCTGAGGGCGTCTGGGACCGCGTACTGGTGGATGCTCCCTGTACTGGCGAAGGCACGGTACGAAAGGCGGGCCAGAGCTGGCGACCTGTGACGGACCGCTTCCGGCAGTACTGTACGGCCGTCCAGCGGGCTCTGCTCCGCCATGCCCTGCGGCTGGTCAAGCCGGGTGGAGTGGTCGTCTACAGCACATGCACCTTTGCCCCCGAGGAGAATGAGTTGGTGCTGGACGCGGTGCTTGGAGACTATGGAGTCATTGAGCCATACTCCATCCCTGAGCTCCAGGCGATGCCTGGGATCACGCAGTGGGAAGGAAAACAGCTGCGGAGCGATCTCGTCCACGCGTGCCGCTACTGGCCGCACTTGAACGACACAGGAGGCTTCTTCGTGGCCCGGATTCGACGCACCGATGTGCCTCTACCGCCTCTGCAAGCGAAGACGCTGCCTCGGCAGGCTGCCCCAATGGTCCCAGCTGCTCGGCTGGAAGGGATAGAGTGGATGAAGGCGCACTTTGGGATAGATCCAGAGCTGTTCGACCGTTACCGCTACTGGATGCGTGGGCAGGAGGTCGTATGGATGAGCACGCCTGAGACCACTCCGCCGTCGTTGCTCCCGCCGGAGAGCATCGGAATCCCGCTGCTGAGCTACAAGCGGCGCCATGTGAAGCCGAAGACAGCGGCCCTCCAACTACTCGGTGCGGCAATCCAGCGCCATGTTGTTGAGCTGCAGAGTCGTGAAGAAGCGCTTCGGTTCGTCAGTGGGCAGTCCCAGAATGTAGCTGCAGGGTTCTCAGATTCTGGCTTCGTCCACGTGCGCTACCGCGAGTTTGAGCTTGGCTGTGGGCTCTATGCCCGCGGACAGCTCCATTCCCAAATCCCTCGGAGTCTGCAGACCATCGTTGCGGTGGAAAATGGATGA